ATTCTGATACGGTGCACTGGGAATGGTGAAACCCCGCTGGACTTACAGGCCACAGGGACAGTCAGTGGACCATGTATTTCCAGCATGACTTTGTGGGTGAAAGGCCTGTTCCTGTTCCCTGCTTCCATGTCTGAGCACTGTCAGCGGCTGGATGAGGGGTTAAAGTCTGCCTTTGAAATTCCCATTCCCACAGCTAGAATAGCGTGGCCTAGTCCCATGTCCCAGAGGACACGAATGCATAAAAATACTTGGATGAGAGCCAAATGCtggaaaccaggaaaaaaaatgccttaaagCAAAATGCTCTGGGTCCTCCATCAGCTCACTTTGTTGTAAAAAAGGATCAAGAAGGCTCGGGTATAACATCCAGCCTCCTCTCCATGGGGCTAATAACTCAGGGGCTCACTCCCTGGCCAAGATCCAGCAGATTGAAgagaattaaagaaatacagCCTGAACATAAGGTGCAATAAGTCAAGAAAATTAACCTTTGCAACAACCTACTAGCCACTGCAGAGCTGTATCAGTTCAGGATCAACTGTTTTCCTAACAACAATTTACACAAGAACTAATTCAGGGCAGGCTGTGTCATACAGGAAGTTACGCTGGCGAGCTTGCCGGCCTCCCCAGCTCTATAAtctacggaaaaaaaaaaaaaaaaaaaaaaaaaaaaaccctgcctgtatttcccttcctcctgtccAAGTGTGTGAAAGGTCTGGCCTGCCCCACTGGAGGCGTTTTTGGGAGAGCCAGGTTAGCGCGGGTGGCAGGCAGCCACGCTCTGCCTgtgtcccaggctgccccagccctgaaATGTTTTAGCTTTATAAGGAagccaggctgggggacaaagcaaagcaacatCCCAGAGCTGAGGCTCTGCGTATGACCATGAGCACCACACATCTGGCACGAGTTCCTCTGACATTTTTCCGCCTTGCTTCCCAGCCTAAACAGGGGCGTGAGCTCGAGCAGGGAACAGCCATCCCCGCGGCGCTCAGCCCCTCGCAGGGCACACGCAGCCCGTCATCCAGCTCCCGGTGCTGCCCCAAGCAGCCTGCCCctgccttcccagcagctccctgcagcagtcaGCAGCTCCCAAGCGCTGCGCTCGCTGGGGGCAAAACGCAGCCCCATCAGCCTGGCTGGGAGGATGTTGCTGCAGACACGTAGCTGGGCTCGTTTGTAATGGAGCCGCTTTGCTTATTGGACAAGCTGCGCTTCCAGTTAAATTTTCTACTTCCCAGCGCAGTGCCTTTCAACCCATCTGCAGAACCTCAAGAATACTGGGCTACTTCTAAGCAGCTACAAAGAATAACTCGGCAAAGCACCTCTTTGAGGAACAGGTTTTAATGCGTAAGTGCCCGTACCTCCAGTGGACAATGCCCAGGCTCTGCACATCAAAATGGGCTGACAGCTTCCCTAGTCACAGTTTTATGGAAGGTTTCTTTTTGGGAGAACAGCCTCCACAAATAAGCTGGATCTGATTAGCTCAGAGGCAAGcggtgcaggagcagctgcaggctgtATCTGCTGAGTGGAGATTTCCTCACCCTTAAGATTGCTGACAGATGCTATTGAGTAAAGCACAGCCCTGGCTTTCACCACAAGTCAAAGGGGAAGTCCAGgcaagagcagcaggaggcaagATGGCTCTCTTCTGGATAGTTAGTATGTACTAACATGCTCTGTAGGCATCTGTCCCCACCCTTAATTCACAGAGGAATCTTCCATTAAGCAGATTATACGTTACAGCTAAAGGGCCGAGATTAGAAGAGGGATGGCTTCACAACGTCTGGTTCCAAACAGAAATGGTCAGATCTCAGGGCCTGGCTAATTCAGAACTTTATAGGAACGCAGAAGCAGGGAATTATGGAAGTGAAATCGGATCCAGCTGGGATTTGCAGCAGCATCAGAGTGCAAAagctctgtgcttctgttccTGAAATGCTGCCTTCTTGCTGCGGGTCTTGTAATAGTCATTGCTGGTATTTTGCTTTCTGGGGAATAGTTGTAATGGGTTTACAAAGAACAAGATGTTTACTACTTATGTTTGTACTCTGCTGATTCACTTTATAACAGCTCTTTACACACaagcctgcagctccagcactcTGCCTCTaaaatttattgtttatttcagaTCAGAGCTGCTCTGTAGCCTCACCCAAAGGGAAATAAGACTACTTGTGACCCAAGAGATGGACGCCAGTGTCTCACAATGTGCAGAACAAGATCTTTATTCAACAACAGGGAGTACAGTTAGGAGCACCTTGAATCAACAGACAGAAACAAGAAGCAGAGTGATCCATGCAGCTCTTCATGTTCGGTATCAAGAAAGGGTAGGTGCGCTCCAGGCCAGACCTGAAGAAAATGGGATTGCTACtacaaaaaaaagctgttctggCTGAACAGAATACTTGTCTCCAGGAGACATGGCTCCTAGCAGCTCCACACAAGCCACCCAGCACTAAATAAAACCCAGGGAAGGGTGTCATAACTCGCAGCTCTGTAGATATGGTGTATGGATGTGTGAAGGAACTCAGAAGTCCGAAAAGGAATCCGTGTGCAgtagctgcagcaggagcaatGTTGGTAACTGCTGTTCCCTGGGTCTGGTTCATGTTGGCTCATCTCTGATATGGATGCATTGAGGCAGATTTGATGTTTGTCTTTATGCCACTTGGCATCTttcctagaaaaagaaaacaagcagtgaAAAATCAGCTATAAGAAAGGATATTTGCTGTCCTGTccaagcttttccttttccacccCAGGCACCACATCAGGCTTATGAGCTACAGCATCTTTCAGCTTCTGACTTAATACAATCTCTCTCTCCTATAAATCAGCACTTTTCTCTGTTGAGAAATCTCCTTGACATCAGATGCCATGTCCCCCTATGAATTCTATCCTTGTTCCACCTTaaacaagcttttctttttgtctggaGGCTTCTACAGGAGTGTGGGACTTGTCCTGCTGCACTACAACTGAACAAGAAAAGATTTGGTGAACAACtagcaaacagaacaaagatTAACCTTTCTCAAGCACATCCAAGGCGGATCATTGCCTGCAAAGAGTTGGCAGGTAATGTGACATCACTTCAGTGCTAGCTAATAATCAGCAGACAAATACTTTTAGATGTTAGTCCAAAGGGAAGAGTGAACAGGACTGCGTGGTTCACCCACGTTAGGAAAACTGAGTGGTTCTGGTCCTCCCAATCTTGAAATCATATAGAAAAGGTGCAGGGAAGAGTGACAAGAATTGTCTGagatatattaaaattttcACACAAAGACATATTGAGGACTCAttagctaggaaaaaaaattaaaaattattaaaaaaaaaaagatgtacaCAGGGAAGAGAACATGACACAAttccaaaaaatgaaaactagtATGGAGAAGGTAACTGAGGGATGATTATTCACTGTTTTTCAGTACATGGGTAAAGAGGAAGCATCCAATGAAATTATTGGGTAAAAGacttaaacataaaaaaaggaaactctTTTAAGCCAAACATGCAGTAATGCTGTGGGACATATTGCCACCAGCCTTGCAGGAGTCAAAACTGTAATTCAGAAAGGAACTGCAGAAATTGATGGCTCTTGGACCCACTGGTCTCAAACTGAACTCTAGCTTAAAATTTGCCTAAACGACAGCTGCTGGAGGTGTCTGTCTGGGTACGCTTTGTTCTTGTACTCTTCCAGGCTCCACTGTGGGCCACTATCAGGACCAGGATAAGGGGAATGACCTTTGGCCAAACAGTACAGCTGCTCTTATCAAATCGGAACTCCCTGGTAACACGAGCTGGACAAGTGCTCGTTGCCAGCACATACAGCTTGATGTGCAGAAGCTGTATGAGAGGGGATGTCTTGCCATCCTGGAGACGGTGTTTGTGGGTATGTAGCCAGAAATCACAGGAGGCttctttgtttccaaattaCAGTGGAAATTACTTTCTAAGTCTTACATAAATACCCAATTAACTTAGGATTAATATAGTTGCTCAAGTTCATTTCTAAACAACACAGTCATtatgctggcaaaaaaaaaccaccaattAGAATATCCAATATCCCAAATCTCCATTAATATGAACACAAGAATGACAATATAGGGTTAGGCCTGCAAGTCCCCCAAGCCCTACCCATTTCTGACAGAATCTAGCAGGGCACATTTATGGAAGAATACCAGAACAGGGCAAGCCTAGAGTGATACTTCTGCAAAATACACCCTCGGCTTCCAATATTGTAGCTCTGGAACTTTGAGTCAGAGATAGTGTCTTCAGGACTAGTAGCTACTGACTGATTTTTCACCCAGAAATTTACTTTTCCATTCCATATAAACTTTATGTGTCTACCACACAGCTGGGCAATGTGCTCTACAGTTTGATTACCTAGTATTCAGAAAAGTGTCTCCCTTTTGCTGTGAACCTCCAAGCTAGTATTCTCATTAGCGCACTGTCATTGATCCTTCTGTTTCATGGGAAATCACGAGTAATCATTCCCCATTCATTTCCTCTATACAATTTGGGATTTTATAgactttcatgttttcttcctcctactCCCAACCTAACCTCAGTAGCTATCGCCAGGATAACTGGGGATGAACTACCAGAACTTTCTGAAGTCTTCCTTCCAATGAAAGCCGCTCCAGACCTTTAGCCATTTTGTCACTCTTCCCTGATCCTTTCCAATTCTACAACAACTTTTTTGCAGAGTAGAGATCAGAACTGCACATAATATTGCAGATGTGGGTGCCCAATGGAATTATATAATGGCCTAACAATactctttgtttctctgttccTCTCCTAGGAATTCCTTAcattcagtttgcatttttagcTCCAGCTGAACATCTACTTAATGTTTTTACAAAACTCTTATATCATGTATTAATTTGCCAAATACAGGCAACTAAGTTAGAGTCTAGGTACTGGACATGTAAAGACAAATTGCTTTTGCTGATTGTGCTTCACTTTCTATTTAATACAAATGTAACTACTATAATTAAGTGAAGTCACTTTGAATATGAAATCTTTCTGTGGCTctttacagacattttttttcctaccttacAATCAAACTTTTACAAACTATTACAATCAAACTTTTCTACTTTACTCCCTACCTTCAAATCTAGTTTGACAGCAAAATCCCCAGCAGATCCCTACAAAACCACATTGTGATCTCCCTCCTTACTAAAGCCTGTGTTCACTAACTCTGTTATTAAACAGGTATTGCAGTGTGAGTTATGAAGCTGAATGACTGGGATCTACTTCAACCTCTGAGCCAATTTGAAGCAGGTATTACTCCACTGTTACAACCTGACTTATGTTATTAAGGCTAGAAAGGACCCTCTTATTCAGTTGTATTTAAAAGGTGGCTGGGGAAGGATCTCTGcacctgcatttatttttcttgctcctAGCTTTTCAATCACTCTCACATACACAACATATTTACCTGGCTGTCCTGCTTGTGCCATCTGCACTCCTGCCAGCattggctgctgctgagctggtgcACCTGACATTGGTACCTGCTGCATGCCCGAAGCCCCTGCAATGATGGCACCAGCTCCTGGTTGCCCTGACTGGACAGATCCCCCAGAGCCAGGGGGTCGCCGGTTTGACAATCCTTTCCCAAAGGCCACAGCTGCTACCAGGGCATTGGTATCTGCAGGGTTGAAAGTCTGCTTGTTCTGCCGTAATcctgtagaaaaataaagaaaagattttgaagCACTCTGGCAGTTGAGTCCAAAAACTAGCATAGCTTGTCCTGAATTTACTTTTCTGATAGTTTGCTGTATGCAAGAGATCAGCTTCTAACAAGTTGTATGACAAGAGGCCCTGGGAGGGCCAAAGAAGCTAAAAAGTCCAAGGACAGTGGTGTTCCAAGAGCTTCTCCACTGAGAGCTGGGCACATGCTGCTCAAGAAAGGGGGTCAGAAGAAGCCAACTCCACTAACTCTTTTCCATGCTGAATCCTATGGCAGGTAACAAGCATTACGTTCTAAATAATCAATGGCAACATCCCTGTTCtgaggctcagcagcagcatggtgTCTGTAAGAGTGTCCTATGTCATTCTTAAATTCTGTTTgccacaaatatatttattcagaCTGTGACAGTGAGTCTCATATTGCCTGCAGTGACCCCTTCCTATTGAGAGCTCTGAGCTATCTGCTTAAAAATTTTGGattcagcagcacagaactAATCATGCATATCTTTGCAACAGTGCTATCATTTCTCTATGTGAAGGGACAAGTGACATAGCAGTGAGTTGCAAGCCGTTATTAAGTAAAagggctgctttcagcagcctcCCATCATATATTCCCACATCATCAATTTTCTAATTGCTGCTTGGCAAAGAATGCACTTCTACATGTATCCAacattccaagaaaaaaattgtagtTTTGGGGAGATGCTAAGATATGCTTCTACAACTGCCACTCCTTTCCATTTTACAGAACTTCCTACTCCTTTCCATGCACCCACAGGACTCCTTCCCAATGAGGGGACTCCAGGACAGCCAGTCTTGCATGTTCCTGAATGTTTTTGTCTCTGGTAATCTGCATTTCCCGTGCATTAGGCTCTCTGCTTTACCTACTTTGCCACCATCTCTCAAGCTTGTTGCTTGGATCCTGCACCCTGCTCCCACCTCAGTGACATACCTCCACTTTCAGATTCCCGCTCCTCCTTACTGATTTTCTCCAGCAGATTTGAGCACATTTTATTCAGACTTTGGATCTGTTTCTGCAAAACGGAAACCAACAGTAACTGCCAGGATATTTCCACCACAGTACAAGTCAGCAAGGTAAATTaacaattttttcttcccagggTCTGTGTAAccaaacataaatattttgttagcaAAGCCTAGAAAGCCCAGTTCCAATGCATGCAGGAGGGCAGTACGGGGGTGGGATAGCCTTTGTCTTTCTTTGGTCTGATGGCACCTCTCGTGAGCAGGCAGTGGGCTGGACACCCTAGTTTTATGTGACTGGAGGAACCCAAACATCAGCTAGGGTCATATGGAGAAATCTCAGGCAGAAAAGGGCAGAGCgaaaaagaaaactgtcagACAGAAGAGTGAATGAAACAGAGCTAAGGGACATTTGTGCCCTAGGGCTAAGAGGCAAAAGCAACAAACTCTTTTTCACCTACCTGTGCCACATCAGGGCTAATTCGAGCTGCATCTGTGATCAGttgcttttcctgctcctcCACCTCGGGGTCAGGCTTCGTTCGAAGATGGTCAGGCACTACCTCATGGCTGAACACAGGCACGCGCCCCTCCGTCTGCCGCTGCAATAGTTGGACAAGCCACGCTCAGggcctcctcctccagccaaGCACTCAGAGAGCTTAAGACCAGGGCACAGGCCATGGAACAAGGCTGCTCGCATGCTGTGGGGAACCCTTGACTAGGGAGCACGAGGGATTTTCAACCATTTGTCTGGGAATTTGTACTGTGTCTGGTCAGTGCAACCCACAGCGGTCTGCAATCCcacctgctgcctgccagcatgGCCACAATcagttgaaatgttttcttacttGAGCAGAGAATAAATATTGCTGGCATGTGCCATAGGTTCTGAAATACAGCCCATGTTGGTCAAATAACAGTGCAAACCTAGATGCAGATGTCTGACAGAAACTGCACAGCTATGGCAGAGGAAATCAGGAGATGGCAAGGAGGCATTCCAGTTACACAGCAAGACACCATCTCCTTTGTTCCTGACTTTAtggaaatacagtatttatgaAGAGCACATCCTGTAAAGTATATCCAGAGCAAGTCTTGGAAGGTGAAAGCCCCCTAGCAAAGCAGCTCCAAGGCAGAACTACTCatcaccttttatttctttacaccCCGAGCTGAGGAATGCCAAGCGCAAGAACAGCAACCTGAAGCGGGTACATAAGCACACTGTAATACTCCAATGAGTCCAACACTCATTGAGAAGTTTCTTACCATGATCTCCTCATCGCGGTCTGGAGACAGCACTAAGGGTATGATAACCTGGTTTCGCAACAGTGGGGTCTTCTCATGCTTCAGCACTTTATTTAAAGTGTTCAGCTGTCCTGAGAGCAATGCAAAGCTGTCCAGAACTGAAGGCCTgggaaagcaaataaagaagACGGAGCATGCAAACAGATACCACAGATGGCTTTTATCTGTTCCTCACTCAAACATCTGGGAGTGAGGAACTAACATTATTATTCCTCCAATCAGTCTACTCTGGACATTAAGGAGTAAAACCTAGGGCTGAGTGTGCAGGTGTGGACAAATCCCAGGCCCTATACACACAGCTGCAAACAGCCCAGGGACATTACAAGTACCACTGGAAGTGGCAGTTGTTTGGGATTTCAGTAACATACACAGAAGCAATGCTTTTCTTATCACTAACTCTCCCAGTAAAATTCAAAAGCAAGGTCTGAGACACAATTTAGCTCCTGAGCAATACAGCCAGGAGAGACGGTATTTATAGCTTGACCATCCAGACTAGGGGATAATGAAGCAAAATAACTGTTAATCTTGTCAAGGAGGTCCCCCTaagcttgttttctttgggGAATTCATcacctctctttccttctgcaacATTAATGCTAACTGTCTGTGACGCTTTGCTTCGGTGGCAGCTACTGCCTAAGATGCTGCACAGGTTATTAATCTGCAGATATATCATCCTTATGCTCCATCAGGAAGAGAATGCCACCTTGCAAGCCTCTCAAACTGTCTGGTAAAACATGCTGAAGCAGCAAACCACAAGCATAAGAACTCCATTTATTTCAGAGCCAGAGAAATCcaaaaaggtaaagaaatgcagaaagaatgATTGCTCATTTCACAGCATATGTGGGTCTTAAAGACACTTTATCCAAGGAGTTCCCATTCACTGCAGATGCAAGCATCAGATGCTAGCTCCCTTAAGTGCCTAGCTCCCAGGGTGTTGGCATGACCATTACTGCATCGTGTGGAATAAATGGATTTCAattgtttttttggtggaagACATTTAGTGGCTCCTCCAGtagaaatgtgaaaagcaaaCTTAAGCCTACTGACAACACGCTTGTGGTTTTTAACTATACTTTGTGGTCCTTTGAGCAGAGTCTGGAAGAGTTTCAGCAGTGATCAGGGGCGCCCTGCCTCTGTGAGATGCCTTACCATGTGAGCCGGTCGTACTCATTCTCCAGCTTATAGATAAAACTGACCAGTGAGTTCTTCAGGTCAGCCACCTGGCTGATGAGCGCCTCCAGAGtcagctccagctgcttctcctctctctaaaaaaagacaggaaagacaGGGATGAGGACAAAGCTTAACACCTCTCCGAGGACCACAGCGATTCTCACACATGCATCCATAGTCCAATCTCTTCTACAGAGTCTCCTTTGCAGGGGAAGGAAATAGAgaccctgaagaaaaaaatactgtgttttcaCACCGAACATGTCTCCTTGGGAAGAAAACTTAGGCAAGAGACACGTACCTGTGCCAATCCCTGGCTAGCTGTCCTTTTAAAGATCTAGATGAGAATAGTGAAGACATTATCTCTTACATCTGCTTTTTTACCACATCAGGCAAAGTCATCAAAGTTGGCTCACACCACCTTTGTGAGCTATTTATGCTAACCCAGCTCAAAGCAGATTAGGATTCTCTGAACCCTTGCTGACAGCAGACGTGGGCACAGTGATGTGTTCACCAAGCACAGCCATTTGCAAAATGAGTATCAATCAGGTCTGCGGCCTAAAGATTCCAGTTTCTACCCTTAACCTCactttttactttcttcctgCCCTAGTGCCACTACCAGCTGCTAAAAAACTGGTAAGAAACTGGGAATTCCTATGTGACTTGTCCCTTACCAGCTGTGGAAAGCACTGCGGTGACAGACCGTACGTAGCTGGACACGTGCAAAGATTTCCTCCTGCCTTTTACTCTGGACTACGCTGCTTAAATAACCTTTTTCTCTGGGTGAGGGGGTGTCTGGTGACACCGCGTCAGATCTTTGACTCTTGCAAAAACCTTCTAAAACCTTATCTATTCTTACTTATTCATACAACAGAATTGcacaaaatgtaattaaaagtcCCAGCCCTAATGAACTGCTAATGTAAGTCAGGCACTGTACAGTAATCCATGAAGAGGGTGGGACAAAGCAATCAAATAATGGAAAGGGAATGCCGATTGGGAAAGCAGATGGGGTGACTCAGGCTGCTTGCATGCTTGCTGTTGGGTTAGTCCTTGTACTGTTTAAACAAACTCAACTAGCGTGAGCTTCATGGGAGAGACTATCAAGTATTTTGCATGTTCACGAGAACACAAAGCTATTCTACTTAATTTATAGTCTAGCTAGACTATAAAggccttatttttatttagaaactgCTGATCAGACTTCACTTAGCCACCTCAAAAGAAATGGCTGAGTCAATTTTGTTAAAAACCACTCCTGGTCCACAGCGTGGACTCCcggagcaggctgggggctgtTACACCTCAGGAGCACAGCACGACAACTCCTCCATCCCATGACGGGGCCAGTCAGTTCCTGGCTGATCGGAAGGAACGAGTCTCCACCTGCTCGTGTGCACTGCGTGCACTGCATCTGTGCGAGCAGATTAACCACACGCTGCGCTACGAGCTGGGCCAGCAGCCAGTGTTTTACTGAAAAGGCACCAGAGGTACACGTCCGAGAGAGTTCACCTggcctcatccctggaggtcttcaaaagacgtttagatgtagagcttagtggcATGGTTTAGCGGAGGACTTtttagcgttaggtcagaggctggacgcggtgatcttggaggtctcttccaccCTAGGTGATTCTGCGATCACCAGTGCTTATCGCAGCTGCTCTCAGGAGGGTGAATTAAATCCCACTGCACGCACTGCTCTGCGGCCCTGGGACCCCGGCCTCCTCCCTTTGCAGGCTCTCTCCAAAGCCATTGGGATCCGGAGGCGATGGACTTCAGGGATCTGGCCACCCCCGTGCCGCTGTCCCGGGGCTGTGAAGGGGCCGCTCAGGGAGGGGCCGCTCGGGGCCCTGCCGGTGCGGCGGGACGGCAGCTAGAGGTGGAGCCCGGGGCGGGTAAGCGACACGCACCGCGTGCGGGAAACCAGGGGGGGAAACAGCCGTGAGCTGCGCGCCGCTCCGCGAGCTGATACAACGCAGCGGGCCGAGCCTCGAGGGAGTGCGAACGGCAGCGGGGCTTGGGGCTGCGGctccccgtcccgtcccgtcccctcccaccccagctgcccccatcccgtcccgtcccgtccgGCCCCGCAGGCCGCAGCCCCTCACCTGCATGGCGGCGCGGGCCGGTTGCTAGGGGAGCGCCGCGCTTCCGGGGCACGGCGgaaggcggcggggccgcggaACAGGGGGCGGGGCCGCCGGGCGGACATGGCGGCCGCCGAGAGGGCCGAGGGCGAGGTGagaggggcggcggggcggggggcgcggggcgtTGGGGGCGAGCGGCTGCCGTGGTTATCCCCGCAGGTGGAGGAGGCCGGGCACGTGTTCCTGCTGATGAAGAAGGATTACCGCATCTCCCGCAACGTGCGGCTCGCATGGGTGCTCAGCCGGCTGCACCAGGTCATCTGGGCGCTGCCCGAGCCCGAGCTGGTGAgcggggacgggacggggcctGCGGGGCGTCCCCGCGTGGGGGCGTCCCCCTGGGGTGCTGCCCCCGGGCCCGTCTCACGGCGGTGCCCCCTCGCCTGTCGTCCCCCCGCCGCAGGTGAACTCGGAGAACGAGCTGGACGTGCTCAGCATCCTGCCCCACGGCTGGCAGCCGGACGAGCCCGTGCAGCCCCGGCCCTACCTCCTCGTGCCCTCCACGCGCGTCACCTTCCTGGCCCGCCAGTACCGCTTCGTG
This portion of the Oxyura jamaicensis isolate SHBP4307 breed ruddy duck chromosome 8, BPBGC_Ojam_1.0, whole genome shotgun sequence genome encodes:
- the MED8 gene encoding mediator of RNA polymerase II transcription subunit 8 → MQREEKQLELTLEALISQVADLKNSLVSFIYKLENEYDRLTWPSVLDSFALLSGQLNTLNKVLKHEKTPLLRNQVIIPLVLSPDRDEEIMRQTEGRVPVFSHEVVPDHLRTKPDPEVEEQEKQLITDAARISPDVAQKQIQSLNKMCSNLLEKISKEERESESGGLRQNKQTFNPADTNALVAAVAFGKGLSNRRPPGSGGSVQSGQPGAGAIIAGASGMQQVPMSGAPAQQQPMLAGVQMAQAGQPGKMPSGIKTNIKSASMHPYQR